One stretch of Streptomyces peucetius DNA includes these proteins:
- a CDS encoding MerR family transcriptional regulator, with translation MRLAELSERSGVPSATIKYYLREGLLPPGNRLSATRADYGEGHLRRLGLVRALIQVGRVPVTTAREVLAAVDDDSLDHHMRLGAAAWAIPHGAEPDPADPVTEAARGTADELLERLGWTFGRGAGADSPAYRMLVEAISAMRRLGYPCDVAELLPYARSAGEVASADLDLTERYEREEEQVEAAVALTVLYEPVLLSLRRLAQAEESYRRYT, from the coding sequence ATGCGACTGGCAGAGCTCAGCGAGCGCAGCGGCGTGCCGAGCGCCACGATCAAGTACTACCTGCGCGAGGGACTGCTGCCGCCGGGAAACAGGCTGAGCGCCACCCGGGCCGACTACGGCGAGGGCCACCTGCGCCGGCTCGGTCTGGTCCGGGCCCTGATCCAGGTGGGGCGGGTGCCGGTGACCACCGCCCGCGAGGTGCTGGCCGCGGTCGACGACGACTCCCTCGACCACCACATGCGGCTGGGCGCCGCGGCCTGGGCCATTCCGCACGGCGCCGAACCCGACCCGGCGGATCCGGTGACGGAGGCAGCCCGCGGCACCGCCGACGAGCTGCTGGAGCGGCTCGGCTGGACCTTCGGCCGCGGGGCCGGGGCGGACTCACCGGCCTACCGGATGCTGGTCGAGGCGATCAGTGCCATGCGCCGGCTCGGATACCCCTGCGACGTGGCGGAGCTGCTGCCGTACGCCCGCTCCGCGGGCGAAGTCGCTTCCGCCGACCTCGACTTGACCGAGCGCTACGAGCGGGAGGAGGAGCAGGTGGAGGCGGCCGTGGCCCTCACCGTGCTGTACGAGCCGGTGCTGCTGAGTCTGCGGAGGCTGGCCCAGGCCGAGGAGTCGTACCGACGCTACACATGA
- a CDS encoding SCO4226 family nickel-binding protein — translation MAEFMDVHRGMVGITSEKLMEAHNADLAIEGEERVHFKKAWADPDTGTVYCLSEAPSADAVQRIHERTGHPADEIHPVPLTV, via the coding sequence ATGGCCGAGTTCATGGACGTACACCGCGGAATGGTGGGCATCACGAGCGAGAAGCTGATGGAGGCGCACAACGCGGACCTGGCGATCGAGGGCGAGGAGCGCGTCCACTTCAAGAAGGCGTGGGCGGACCCGGACACCGGCACCGTCTACTGCCTGTCCGAAGCCCCCTCCGCCGACGCCGTGCAGCGTATCCACGAGCGCACGGGCCACCCGGCGGACGAGATCCACCCGGTGCCGCTCACCGTGTGA
- a CDS encoding HAD family hydrolase produces the protein MPIRAVLWDIDDTIFDYASADRIGMSKHLESEGLPAGYGTVEEALVAWKRITDVHWARVADGLTDFQGQRRDRVREFLDRPGMSDAEADEWFGRHVVHYETAWALFPDAVPVLDLLADDYRHGILSNSSLHNQERKLRTLGVRDRFETVVCAVEIGISKPEAGAFLAACEAMGLAPAEVAYVGDQPDIDARGAVEAGLAGIWLDRGGLGGRPELVRITGLDELPALLRGDTRFGAPSTFG, from the coding sequence ATGCCGATCCGCGCCGTGCTCTGGGACATCGACGACACGATCTTCGACTACGCGAGCGCCGACCGGATAGGCATGAGCAAGCACCTGGAGAGCGAGGGCCTGCCCGCCGGTTACGGAACCGTCGAGGAGGCCCTCGTCGCGTGGAAGCGGATCACCGACGTCCACTGGGCCCGGGTCGCCGACGGGCTCACCGACTTCCAGGGGCAGCGGCGCGACCGGGTGCGGGAGTTCCTCGACAGACCCGGCATGAGCGACGCCGAGGCGGACGAGTGGTTCGGGCGGCACGTGGTGCACTACGAGACGGCGTGGGCGCTCTTCCCCGACGCCGTGCCCGTCCTGGACCTCCTCGCGGATGACTATCGTCACGGCATCCTGTCCAATTCGAGCCTCCACAACCAGGAGCGGAAGCTGCGCACGCTCGGCGTGCGGGACCGTTTCGAGACGGTCGTGTGCGCCGTCGAGATCGGGATCTCGAAGCCGGAGGCAGGCGCCTTCCTGGCCGCCTGCGAGGCCATGGGACTGGCTCCCGCCGAGGTCGCGTACGTGGGGGACCAGCCGGACATCGACGCCCGCGGCGCCGTGGAGGCGGGGCTCGCCGGTATCTGGCTCGATCGCGGCGGGCTCGGCGGGCGCCCCGAGCTCGTCAGGATCACCGGGCTCGACGAGCTGCCCGCGCTGCTGCGCGGTGATACCCGTTTTGGAGCGCCGTCGACCTTCGGGTAA
- a CDS encoding fumarylacetoacetate hydrolase family protein: MRIARFSIDGNVAFGAVEDGPDGLVLDIIKGIPYADFELSGTKVPLSKVRLLPPVLPNKVVAIGRNYAEHAAELGNEVPDVPVAFFKPTTSVIGSGDAIEYPSFSNELHHEAELAVVIGRMCREVPRERVKDVILGYTCANDVTARDVQKREKQWARAKGFDTSCPLGPWVETDLDPADVTIQCTVNGEQRQLGRTSEMVRSVEDLIVHITEAMTLLPGDVVLTGTPAGVGPINVGDEVAVTIEGIGTLTNKVIKRG; the protein is encoded by the coding sequence GTGCGCATCGCCAGGTTCTCCATCGACGGCAATGTCGCCTTCGGCGCGGTCGAGGACGGGCCCGACGGCCTCGTCCTCGACATCATCAAGGGCATTCCGTACGCCGACTTCGAGCTCTCCGGCACCAAGGTCCCGCTGAGCAAGGTCCGGCTGCTGCCGCCCGTGCTTCCCAACAAGGTCGTGGCCATCGGCCGCAACTACGCGGAACACGCGGCGGAGCTCGGCAACGAGGTCCCCGACGTACCCGTCGCGTTCTTCAAGCCCACCACCTCGGTGATCGGCTCCGGCGACGCCATCGAGTACCCCTCGTTCTCCAACGAGCTGCACCACGAGGCCGAGCTCGCCGTCGTCATCGGCCGCATGTGCCGCGAGGTCCCGCGCGAGCGCGTCAAGGACGTGATCCTCGGCTACACCTGCGCCAACGACGTCACCGCACGCGACGTGCAGAAGCGCGAGAAGCAGTGGGCCAGGGCCAAGGGCTTCGACACGTCGTGCCCGCTCGGCCCCTGGGTGGAGACCGACCTCGACCCCGCCGACGTGACCATCCAGTGCACGGTCAACGGCGAACAGCGCCAACTGGGGCGCACCAGCGAGATGGTCCGGTCCGTCGAGGACCTGATCGTGCACATCACCGAGGCCATGACGCTGCTCCCGGGCGACGTCGTCCTCACGGGCACCCCCGCGGGGGTCGGCCCGATCAACGTCGGCGACGAGGTCGCCGTCACCATCGAAGGTATCGGCACTCTCACCAACAAGGTGATCAAGCGTGGCTAA
- a CDS encoding HU family DNA-binding protein, producing MNKAQLVEAIADKLGGRQQAADAVDAVLDAIVRATVAGDRVSVTGFGSFEKVDRPARYARNPQTGERVRVKKTSVPRFRAGQGFKDLVSGSKKLPKGGEVAVKKAPKGSLSGPPPTIAKSAAKKAAAKRTAAKKTTAAAKKTTAKKTTAAGKKAAAKKAPAKTTAAAKKATPAKTTAKKTTAKKTAPAKKATAKKAPAKKTTARKTTAKKTTARKK from the coding sequence GTGAACAAGGCGCAGCTCGTAGAAGCGATTGCCGACAAGCTCGGCGGCCGGCAGCAGGCCGCGGACGCTGTCGACGCGGTGCTTGACGCGATCGTCCGCGCAACGGTCGCCGGAGACCGGGTGTCGGTCACCGGCTTCGGCTCGTTCGAGAAGGTCGACCGCCCCGCCCGTTACGCCCGTAACCCGCAGACGGGTGAGCGTGTGCGGGTCAAGAAGACGTCCGTTCCGCGGTTCCGCGCCGGTCAGGGCTTCAAGGACCTGGTGAGCGGCTCGAAGAAGCTGCCCAAGGGCGGCGAGGTCGCCGTGAAGAAGGCGCCCAAGGGCAGCCTCTCCGGTCCGCCCCCCACCATCGCCAAGTCGGCGGCCAAGAAGGCCGCGGCGAAGCGGACCGCGGCCAAGAAGACGACGGCGGCCGCGAAGAAGACCACCGCGAAGAAGACCACGGCGGCCGGCAAGAAGGCCGCCGCGAAGAAGGCGCCCGCCAAGACGACGGCGGCCGCGAAGAAGGCGACCCCGGCGAAGACCACGGCCAAGAAGACCACGGCGAAGAAGACCGCCCCGGCCAAGAAGGCCACGGCCAAGAAGGCGCCCGCCAAGAAGACCACGGCACGCAAGACCACTGCCAAGAAGACCACGGCGAGGAAGAAGTAG
- the gltX gene encoding glutamate--tRNA ligase — translation MANDGSVRVRFCPSPTGNPHVGLVRTALFNWAYARHTGGTMVFRIEDTDAARDSEESYEQLLDSLRWLGLDWDEGPEVGGPHGPYRQSQRMDIYQDVAKKLLAAGHAYHCYCTALELEARRDAARAAGKPSGYDGKCRTLTAEERAAYDAEGRESIVRFKMPEEPITFTDLVRGELTFTPDNVPDYGIVRANGAPLYTLVNPVDDALMEITHVLRGEDLLSSTPRQIALYKALIELGVAKEIPSFGHLPYVMGEGNKKLSKRDPQASLNLYRERGFLPEGLLNYLSLLGWSFSADQDIFTIPEMVAKFDLADVNANPARFDLKKAEAINADHIRMLDVKAFTEACEPWLRAPHANWAPENFDRAAWEAIAPHAQTRLTVLSDITQNVDFLFLDEPVEDEASWTKAMKGDPVALLTTARARLEAADWSSPESLKEAVLAAGEEHGLKLGKAQAPVRVAVTGRTVGLPLFESLEILGKEKTLARIDAALAKLAA, via the coding sequence GTGGCTAACGACGGCTCCGTCCGCGTACGTTTCTGTCCCTCCCCGACCGGCAACCCCCACGTGGGCCTGGTCCGCACGGCGCTGTTCAACTGGGCCTACGCCCGGCACACCGGCGGCACCATGGTCTTCCGCATCGAGGACACCGACGCGGCCCGCGACTCGGAGGAGTCGTACGAGCAGCTGCTCGACTCGCTGCGCTGGCTCGGACTCGACTGGGACGAGGGCCCCGAGGTCGGCGGCCCGCACGGCCCCTACCGCCAGTCGCAGCGGATGGACATCTACCAGGACGTCGCGAAGAAGCTCCTCGCCGCCGGCCACGCCTACCACTGCTACTGCACCGCCCTCGAGCTCGAGGCCCGCCGCGACGCCGCCCGCGCCGCCGGCAAGCCCTCCGGCTACGACGGCAAGTGCCGCACGCTGACCGCCGAGGAGCGGGCCGCGTACGACGCCGAGGGCCGCGAGTCGATCGTCCGCTTCAAGATGCCCGAGGAGCCGATCACCTTCACCGACCTGGTGCGCGGCGAGCTGACCTTCACCCCGGACAACGTCCCGGACTACGGCATCGTCCGCGCCAACGGCGCCCCGCTGTACACGCTGGTCAACCCGGTCGACGACGCGCTGATGGAGATCACCCACGTCCTGCGCGGCGAGGACCTGCTCTCCTCCACCCCCCGCCAGATCGCGCTCTACAAGGCGCTGATCGAGCTGGGCGTCGCCAAGGAGATCCCCTCCTTCGGCCACCTGCCGTACGTCATGGGCGAGGGCAACAAGAAGCTCTCCAAGCGCGACCCGCAGGCGTCGCTCAACCTCTACCGGGAGCGCGGCTTCCTCCCCGAGGGTCTGCTGAACTACCTGTCCCTGCTCGGCTGGTCCTTCTCCGCCGACCAGGACATCTTCACCATCCCCGAGATGGTGGCGAAGTTCGACCTCGCGGACGTCAACGCCAACCCGGCGCGCTTCGACCTGAAGAAGGCCGAGGCGATCAACGCCGACCACATCCGCATGCTCGACGTGAAGGCGTTCACCGAGGCGTGCGAGCCGTGGCTCCGGGCGCCGCACGCCAACTGGGCGCCGGAGAACTTCGACCGCGCCGCGTGGGAGGCCATCGCCCCGCACGCCCAGACGCGCCTGACGGTCCTCTCCGACATCACGCAGAACGTCGACTTCCTCTTCCTGGACGAGCCGGTCGAGGACGAGGCGTCCTGGACCAAGGCCATGAAGGGCGACCCGGTGGCCCTGCTCACCACCGCCCGCGCCAGGCTCGAGGCCGCGGACTGGAGCAGCCCCGAGTCCCTCAAGGAGGCCGTCCTGGCCGCCGGTGAGGAGCACGGCCTGAAGCTCGGCAAGGCCCAGGCCCCGGTCCGCGTCGCGGTCACCGGCCGCACGGTCGGCCTGCCGCTCTTCGAGTCGCTGGAGATCCTGGGCAAGGAGAAGACCCTGGCCCGCATCGACGCGGCCCTGGCGAAGCTCGCCGCGTAA
- a CDS encoding DUF4241 domain-containing protein, whose product MPMRAPDFSWHFTPGNRFEEESGHIGTMSLVTGGELWLPTGRVVACDPFVALGTGESEPFTAGVAPGRYHVECAVATITEPDEQLADDEPPHLRIAAARLVIKDSTPVSWEIAHQAGQDPAELADDEFFAYGVDAGTGCFYDAACDESFPDCVGDEGPLWDAFDAGGDSYLGPHTITAPATGHQLVAFMSGWGDGAYPTWIGRDADGDVACFVTDFFVVPSEEDRAA is encoded by the coding sequence ATGCCCATGCGCGCGCCCGACTTCTCCTGGCACTTCACACCGGGCAACCGGTTCGAGGAGGAGAGCGGGCACATCGGCACCATGTCCCTGGTCACCGGCGGTGAACTGTGGCTGCCCACGGGCAGGGTCGTGGCGTGCGACCCCTTCGTCGCGCTCGGCACCGGTGAGTCCGAGCCGTTCACCGCGGGCGTCGCACCCGGCCGGTATCACGTCGAGTGCGCCGTCGCCACGATCACCGAGCCCGACGAGCAGCTCGCCGACGACGAGCCGCCGCATCTGCGGATCGCCGCCGCCCGCCTGGTGATCAAGGACAGCACGCCGGTCAGCTGGGAGATCGCCCACCAGGCCGGCCAGGACCCGGCGGAGCTGGCCGACGACGAGTTCTTCGCGTACGGGGTCGACGCCGGCACCGGCTGCTTCTACGACGCCGCGTGCGACGAGTCCTTCCCGGACTGCGTGGGCGACGAGGGCCCCCTGTGGGACGCCTTCGACGCGGGCGGTGACTCCTACCTCGGCCCGCACACGATCACCGCCCCCGCCACGGGCCACCAGCTGGTCGCCTTCATGTCCGGCTGGGGCGACGGCGCCTACCCGACCTGGATCGGCCGCGACGCCGACGGCGACGTCGCCTGCTTCGTGACCGACTTCTTCGTCGTCCCCTCGGAGGAGGACCGCGCCGCGTAA
- the leuD gene encoding 3-isopropylmalate dehydratase small subunit, whose translation MEAFTAHTGRAVPLRRSNVDTDQIIPAHWLKKVTRDGFEDGLFEAWRKDADFVLNRPERDGASVLVAGPDFGTGSSREHAVWALQNYGFKAVISSRFADIFRGNSLKNGLLTVVLEQSVVDTLWELTEADPTVEITVDLEKRQVLAPGVTADFELDENARWRLLNGLDDISLTLQNEADIAAYEAGRPAFKPRTIEV comes from the coding sequence ATGGAAGCCTTCACCGCACACACCGGCCGTGCCGTCCCGCTGCGCCGCAGCAACGTCGACACCGACCAGATCATCCCCGCGCACTGGCTGAAGAAGGTCACCCGCGACGGCTTCGAGGACGGCCTGTTCGAGGCCTGGCGCAAGGACGCCGACTTCGTCCTCAACCGCCCCGAGCGGGACGGCGCCTCCGTACTCGTCGCCGGCCCCGACTTCGGCACCGGCTCCTCGCGTGAGCACGCCGTCTGGGCCCTGCAGAACTACGGTTTCAAGGCCGTCATCTCCTCACGGTTCGCCGACATCTTCCGCGGCAACTCCCTCAAGAACGGTCTGCTGACCGTGGTTCTCGAGCAGTCCGTCGTGGACACGCTGTGGGAGCTGACCGAGGCCGACCCGACCGTGGAGATCACGGTCGACCTGGAGAAGCGGCAGGTCCTCGCGCCGGGAGTCACCGCGGACTTCGAGCTCGACGAGAACGCCCGCTGGCGGCTGCTGAACGGTCTGGACGACATCAGCCTCACTCTTCAGAACGAAGCGGACATCGCGGCCTACGAGGCGGGGCGACCCGCCTTCAAGCCCCGCACAATTGAGGTCTGA
- the leuC gene encoding 3-isopropylmalate dehydratase large subunit produces MGRTLAEKVWDDHVVRRAEGEPDLLFIDLHLLHEVTSPQAFDGLRKNGRQVRRLDLTIATEDHNTPTLDIDKPIADPVSRAQLETLRKNCADFGVRLHPLGDVEQGVVHVVGPQLGLTQPGTTVVCGDSHTSTHGAFGALAFGIGTSQVEHVLATQTLPMARPKTMAITVEGELPDDVTAKDLILAVIARIGTGGGQGYILEYRGSAIEKLSMEARMTICNMSIEAGARAGMIAPDATTFDYLQGRDHAPRGADWDAAVEYWKTLRTDDDAVFDAEVFIDATELAPFVTWGTNPGQGAPLSSNVPDPASYDDASERLAAENALKYMGLTAGQPLRDIKVDTVFVGSCTNGRIEDLRSAAAVVGGRKVADGVRMLVVPGSVRVALQAVEEGLDKVFKEAGAEWRHAGCSMCLGMNPDQLAPGERSASTSNRNFEGRQGKGGRTHLVSPQVAAATAVLGHLASPADLSETPAPAGV; encoded by the coding sequence ATGGGTAGGACACTCGCGGAGAAGGTCTGGGACGACCATGTCGTCCGGCGCGCCGAGGGCGAGCCCGACCTCCTCTTCATCGATCTGCATCTGCTGCACGAGGTGACCAGCCCCCAGGCCTTCGACGGTCTGCGGAAGAACGGCCGCCAGGTGCGCCGCCTCGACCTCACCATCGCGACCGAGGACCACAACACCCCGACCCTCGACATCGACAAGCCCATCGCCGACCCCGTCTCCCGCGCCCAGCTGGAGACGCTGCGCAAGAACTGCGCGGACTTCGGCGTACGGCTGCACCCCCTGGGCGACGTCGAGCAGGGCGTGGTGCACGTCGTCGGCCCCCAGCTGGGCCTGACCCAGCCCGGTACGACCGTGGTCTGCGGCGACTCCCACACCTCCACGCACGGCGCGTTCGGCGCGCTGGCGTTCGGTATCGGCACCTCCCAGGTCGAGCATGTGCTGGCCACCCAGACACTGCCGATGGCCCGCCCGAAGACCATGGCGATCACCGTCGAGGGCGAGCTGCCCGACGACGTCACCGCCAAGGACCTGATCCTCGCCGTCATCGCCAGGATCGGCACCGGCGGCGGCCAGGGCTACATCCTCGAGTACCGCGGATCCGCCATCGAGAAGCTGTCGATGGAAGCGCGGATGACCATCTGCAACATGTCGATCGAGGCCGGTGCCCGCGCCGGCATGATCGCCCCGGACGCGACCACGTTCGACTATCTGCAGGGCCGCGACCACGCCCCGCGGGGCGCGGACTGGGACGCGGCGGTCGAGTACTGGAAGACGCTGCGCACCGACGACGACGCCGTCTTCGACGCCGAGGTCTTCATCGACGCCACCGAACTGGCCCCGTTCGTCACCTGGGGCACCAACCCCGGCCAGGGCGCGCCCCTCTCGTCGAACGTCCCCGACCCGGCTTCGTACGACGACGCTTCGGAGCGCCTCGCCGCGGAAAACGCCCTGAAGTACATGGGGTTGACCGCGGGGCAGCCGCTGCGCGACATCAAGGTCGACACCGTCTTCGTAGGCTCCTGCACCAACGGCCGCATCGAGGACCTGCGCTCGGCCGCCGCCGTCGTGGGCGGCCGCAAAGTCGCCGACGGGGTACGGATGCTCGTCGTCCCGGGCTCGGTACGGGTCGCGCTGCAGGCCGTGGAGGAGGGCCTGGACAAGGTCTTCAAGGAGGCCGGCGCCGAATGGCGGCACGCGGGCTGCTCCATGTGCCTGGGCATGAACCCCGACCAACTGGCTCCCGGTGAGCGTTCCGCCTCCACCTCGAACCGCAACTTCGAAGGCAGGCAGGGCAAGGGCGGCCGTACGCACCTCGTCTCGCCGCAGGTCGCCGCCGCCACCGCGGTCCTCGGCCACCTCGCCTCGCCCGCCGACCTGTCCGAAACCCCTGCGCCCGCCGGAGTCTGA
- the ndgR gene encoding IclR family transcriptional regulator NdgR — MDNSSGVGVLDKAALVLSALESGPATLAGLVAATGLARPTAHRLAVALEHHRMVARDMQGRFILGPRLAELAAAAGEDRLLATAGPVLTHLRDVTGESAQLYRRQGDMRICVAAAERLSGLRDTVPVGSTLTMKAGSSAQILMAWEEPERLHRGLQGARFTATALSGVRRRGWAQSIGEREPGVASVSAPVRGPSNRVVAAVSVSGPIERLTRHPGRMHAQAVIDAAARLSEALRRSG; from the coding sequence ATGGACAACTCTAGCGGCGTCGGCGTCCTCGACAAGGCAGCCCTTGTCTTGAGCGCCCTGGAGTCCGGTCCGGCCACCCTCGCGGGGCTGGTCGCGGCCACGGGACTCGCACGACCTACAGCACATCGCCTGGCAGTGGCACTGGAGCACCACCGTATGGTGGCGCGCGACATGCAGGGCCGGTTCATTCTCGGTCCGCGACTGGCGGAGCTCGCCGCCGCGGCCGGCGAGGACCGGCTGCTGGCCACGGCCGGGCCCGTACTCACACATCTGCGTGATGTCACCGGCGAGAGCGCGCAGCTCTACCGCCGGCAGGGCGACATGCGCATCTGCGTGGCGGCCGCCGAGCGGCTGTCCGGACTCCGGGACACCGTACCGGTCGGCTCCACGCTCACGATGAAGGCCGGCTCCTCGGCGCAGATCCTGATGGCCTGGGAGGAGCCGGAGCGCCTCCACCGCGGACTCCAGGGCGCCCGCTTCACGGCGACCGCCCTGTCCGGCGTACGGCGCCGGGGCTGGGCCCAGTCGATCGGCGAGCGGGAGCCGGGCGTGGCCTCGGTGTCCGCGCCGGTCCGCGGGCCCTCGAACCGCGTCGTCGCCGCCGTCTCGGTCTCCGGACCGATCGAGCGCCTGACCCGCCACCCGGGCCGTATGCACGCCCAGGCCGTCATCGACGCCGCCGCCCGCCTGAGCGAGGCGCTGCGCCGCAGCGGCTGA
- the cofC gene encoding 2-phospho-L-lactate guanylyltransferase — translation MRMDSELAPDTKPVPVPALLWSLVVPLKPLALAKSRLAGAADGRLRPRLALAFAQDTVAAALACSGVRDVVVVTDDRAAAAELAALGARIVPDAPAAGLNAALAYGAGMVRSARPSAAVAALNADLPALRSAELGRALTAASVFTRAFLTDAAGIGTTLLCARPGSELRPAFGGPSRRAHLASGAVEIASGAVDSVRQDVDTADDLAAALALGVGPHTARRLAAGARTVRVGRRAESPPAAGPHGTRPAADH, via the coding sequence ATGCGCATGGACTCGGAGCTCGCCCCGGACACGAAGCCGGTCCCCGTGCCGGCCCTCCTCTGGTCCCTGGTCGTACCGCTGAAACCACTGGCCCTGGCGAAGAGCAGACTGGCGGGGGCGGCGGACGGCAGGCTGCGCCCCCGGCTGGCCCTCGCGTTCGCCCAGGACACCGTGGCGGCGGCGCTGGCGTGCTCCGGCGTGCGGGATGTGGTGGTCGTCACGGACGACCGGGCCGCGGCGGCGGAGCTGGCCGCGCTGGGGGCGAGGATCGTGCCGGACGCCCCGGCCGCCGGTCTGAACGCGGCGCTGGCGTACGGGGCCGGCATGGTGCGTTCGGCGCGTCCCTCGGCAGCGGTCGCGGCGCTCAACGCCGACCTGCCCGCATTGCGCAGTGCCGAATTGGGCAGGGCGCTGACTGCCGCTTCGGTATTTACCCGGGCATTTCTGACGGATGCGGCCGGAATCGGCACAACATTGCTCTGCGCCCGGCCCGGCAGTGAATTGCGCCCTGCTTTCGGCGGCCCTTCACGCCGTGCGCATTTGGCTTCCGGCGCGGTGGAAATCGCCTCCGGCGCTGTGGATTCCGTACGGCAGGACGTGGACACCGCGGACGATCTGGCGGCCGCGCTCGCGCTGGGCGTGGGCCCCCACACCGCGCGGCGCCTCGCGGCCGGCGCCCGCACCGTACGCGTCGGGCGCCGCGCGGAGAGTCCACCGGCGGCCGGTCCTCACGGAACCCGCCCGGCGGCGGACCACTAG
- a CDS encoding lysophospholipid acyltransferase family protein, with amino-acid sequence MSRRRIGFWYRLAAVISKPPLLLLFKRDWRGMEHIPAEGGFITAINHNSYLDMFSYGHFQYNTGRVPRFLAKAALFKAPVVGTLLRGTRQIPVYRESSTAVGAFRAAVDAVERGECVAFYPEGTLTRDPAMWPMTAKTGVARAALQTRAPVIPVAQWGANLAMPPYAKENKVRLFPRKTLQVQAGPPVDLSRFYGMEPTPDVLKAATEAIMAAVTEQLEELRGEKAPSKPFDLREIRAEQRRKAAGEEVK; translated from the coding sequence GTGTCCCGCCGTAGAATCGGCTTCTGGTACCGCCTGGCCGCGGTCATCTCAAAGCCGCCGCTGTTGCTTCTGTTCAAGCGGGACTGGCGGGGAATGGAACACATTCCGGCCGAGGGCGGATTCATCACCGCCATCAACCACAACTCGTACCTCGACATGTTCTCGTACGGGCACTTCCAGTACAACACCGGACGGGTTCCGCGGTTCCTTGCCAAGGCCGCGCTCTTCAAGGCCCCCGTCGTCGGGACTCTGCTGCGGGGCACCCGCCAGATCCCCGTCTACCGAGAGTCCTCCACCGCCGTCGGCGCGTTCCGCGCCGCCGTGGACGCCGTCGAGCGCGGCGAATGCGTCGCCTTCTACCCAGAGGGCACCCTGACCCGCGACCCGGCCATGTGGCCGATGACCGCCAAAACGGGTGTGGCGCGGGCCGCCCTGCAGACCAGGGCGCCCGTCATTCCCGTCGCCCAGTGGGGAGCCAACTTGGCGATGCCGCCGTACGCCAAGGAGAACAAGGTCCGGCTCTTCCCGCGCAAGACGCTCCAGGTGCAGGCCGGCCCCCCGGTCGACCTCAGCCGCTTCTACGGCATGGAGCCCACGCCCGACGTCCTCAAGGCCGCCACCGAGGCCATCATGGCCGCGGTCACGGAGCAGCTCGAGGAGCTGCGCGGCGAGAAGGCGCCTTCGAAGCCGTTCGACCTGCGCGAGATCCGCGCGGAGCAGCGCCGCAAGGCCGCCGGGGAGGAAGTGAAGTGA
- a CDS encoding DUF4188 domain-containing protein, which yields MNDQPNQGRTTARSQGGVTVFLIGMRINSLVAVRSWWPTLMAMPRMLKELSSDSGSGMLGYRLLLGGPRLVCVVQYWESQDKLLAYASATGKEHRPAWAAFNRRMRQGRGKVGFWHETYVVPAGSYESVYVNMPAFGLGAATGTVPVELRGERAADRLRTAG from the coding sequence ATGAACGACCAACCGAACCAGGGGCGCACGACCGCCCGATCACAGGGCGGAGTGACCGTCTTCCTCATCGGGATGCGTATCAACAGCCTTGTCGCGGTGCGCAGTTGGTGGCCCACGCTGATGGCCATGCCCCGGATGCTCAAGGAGCTTTCGAGCGACTCGGGCAGCGGCATGCTCGGATACCGGCTGTTGCTGGGCGGCCCCAGGCTGGTGTGCGTCGTCCAGTACTGGGAGTCGCAGGACAAGCTGCTCGCGTATGCCTCGGCCACCGGCAAGGAGCACCGGCCCGCGTGGGCGGCCTTCAACCGCCGGATGCGCCAGGGCAGGGGCAAGGTCGGCTTCTGGCACGAGACATATGTCGTACCGGCCGGTTCGTACGAATCCGTCTATGTGAACATGCCCGCGTTCGGCCTGGGCGCCGCGACCGGGACCGTGCCGGTGGAACTGCGCGGCGAGCGGGCCGCGGACAGACTGCGGACGGCGGGCTGA